A region of Nocardioides sp. JS614 DNA encodes the following proteins:
- the tig gene encoding trigger factor, with translation MKSAVETLSPTRAKLTVEVPFEELKPSLDAAYKQIAKQINVPGFRRGKVPPAIIDRQVGRGAVLDQAINDVVPQKYVEALQANSLQPLAQPEIEVTKFEDNQALEFTAEVDIRPEIALPDYDGVEAQVDDIELSDADVEEQVEALRERFATLIDVERPAAEGDFVVMDLVATRDGEPIEGAEVSGMSYRVGRGGMLDGLDEALVGMSAGDEKTFQSELVGGDMVGEAVDVAVTVSQVQEQELPELDDEFAQMASEFDTVEELTADVRERLGRGRRLEQAAAARDAVLEQLLDRVEVPLPEVVVTDELNARRQNVEQQLAYAGITMEKYLEDEGQTMEEFEADLERRVRDAVAAQFLLDEVAKKEEFGIDQAELSEHLVRRAQQSGQDPQEFANHMFEHNHIPELVQEILRGKALARIVEAAVVKDGSGNVVELKNLRPDGTIGEPEDEIEAETEIEIEPAAETDTEADTEQ, from the coding sequence GTGAAGAGCGCCGTCGAGACCTTGAGCCCGACCCGGGCCAAGCTGACCGTCGAGGTGCCCTTCGAGGAGCTCAAGCCGAGCCTCGACGCGGCGTACAAGCAGATTGCCAAGCAGATCAACGTGCCCGGCTTCCGGCGCGGCAAGGTCCCGCCGGCCATCATCGACCGCCAGGTCGGCCGCGGCGCGGTCCTCGACCAGGCGATCAACGACGTCGTCCCGCAGAAGTACGTCGAGGCACTCCAGGCCAACTCCCTCCAGCCGCTGGCGCAGCCGGAGATCGAGGTCACCAAGTTCGAGGACAACCAGGCCCTCGAGTTCACCGCCGAGGTCGACATCCGGCCCGAGATCGCGCTGCCGGACTATGACGGCGTCGAGGCGCAGGTCGACGACATCGAGCTCAGCGACGCCGATGTCGAGGAGCAGGTGGAGGCGCTGCGCGAGCGGTTCGCGACCCTGATCGACGTCGAGCGGCCGGCCGCCGAGGGCGACTTCGTGGTCATGGACCTCGTGGCGACCCGGGACGGCGAGCCGATCGAGGGCGCCGAGGTCTCCGGCATGTCCTACCGCGTGGGCCGCGGCGGCATGCTCGACGGCCTCGACGAGGCGCTGGTCGGCATGTCGGCCGGCGACGAGAAGACCTTCCAGTCCGAGCTGGTCGGCGGCGACATGGTCGGCGAGGCGGTCGACGTCGCGGTCACCGTGAGTCAGGTCCAGGAGCAGGAGCTCCCCGAGCTCGACGACGAGTTCGCGCAGATGGCCTCCGAGTTCGACACCGTCGAGGAGCTCACCGCAGACGTCCGTGAGCGCCTCGGCCGGGGCCGTCGCCTCGAGCAGGCGGCCGCCGCCCGCGACGCCGTCCTCGAGCAGCTGCTCGACCGGGTCGAGGTGCCGCTGCCGGAGGTCGTGGTCACCGACGAGCTCAACGCCCGCCGCCAGAACGTCGAGCAGCAGCTCGCGTACGCCGGCATCACCATGGAGAAGTACCTCGAGGACGAGGGCCAGACCATGGAGGAGTTCGAGGCCGACCTCGAGCGGCGGGTCCGCGACGCGGTCGCCGCCCAGTTCCTCCTCGACGAGGTCGCCAAGAAGGAGGAGTTCGGCATCGACCAGGCCGAGCTCTCCGAGCACCTGGTGCGCCGCGCCCAGCAGTCCGGCCAGGACCCGCAGGAGTTCGCGAACCACATGTTCGAGCACAACCACATCCCCGAGCTGGTGCAGGAGATCCTGCGCGGCAAGGCGCTCGCCCGGATCGTGGAGGCCGCGGTCGTCAAGGACGGCTCCGGCAACGTCGTCGAGCTGAAGAACCTGCGTCCCGACGGCACCATCGGCGAGCCGG
- a CDS encoding PP2C family protein-serine/threonine phosphatase: MTAPSEVARPLRSARRRPSVSQAIGRGIRPHNRVLVALVALTVVITAVVMTWPTIIPLTALMVPLLLGSLLLGPRHLPWFVVFLMVMLMLTVGRQERILLRTVISIAIVFLLCFIVLVTSFRRSRLGVAGVLGESMLVDLRDRILNQGGVPALSDDWLLETALRSAGGTPFAGDFVVATRPRRSSLVELAVVDVSGKGEQAGTRALQLSGAFGGLLGALPPGEFLEAANDYLLRQDWDEGFATAIHLSLDTDTGEFEVRTAGHPPAAQLDAGSGRWTVHEGEGPVLGLIEDAEFAVVHGLLRPGDALLLYTDGLVETPRREIGLGIDRMLGQAERLLRGGLAGGADRLVESLGSDNDDRALVLLHRR; this comes from the coding sequence ATGACCGCTCCCTCCGAGGTGGCCCGGCCCCTCCGGTCCGCGCGGCGGCGACCCTCCGTCAGCCAGGCCATCGGGCGGGGGATCCGGCCGCACAACCGGGTCCTGGTCGCGCTGGTCGCGCTCACGGTGGTCATCACCGCCGTCGTGATGACCTGGCCGACGATCATCCCGCTGACCGCGCTGATGGTCCCGCTGCTGCTCGGCAGCCTGCTGCTCGGGCCCCGGCACCTGCCGTGGTTCGTGGTGTTCCTGATGGTGATGCTGATGCTCACCGTGGGTCGCCAGGAGCGGATCCTGCTGCGCACCGTGATCTCGATCGCGATCGTCTTCCTGCTCTGCTTCATCGTGCTGGTCACCTCCTTCCGCCGCTCGCGGCTCGGGGTCGCCGGGGTCCTGGGCGAGTCGATGCTCGTCGACCTGCGCGACCGGATCCTCAACCAGGGCGGCGTCCCGGCGCTCTCCGACGACTGGCTGCTCGAGACGGCGCTGCGCTCGGCGGGCGGCACACCGTTCGCCGGCGACTTCGTCGTCGCCACCAGGCCCCGCCGCAGCAGCCTGGTCGAGCTCGCCGTGGTCGACGTCTCGGGCAAGGGCGAGCAGGCCGGCACCCGCGCCCTCCAGCTGTCCGGGGCGTTCGGCGGCCTGCTCGGCGCGCTGCCACCGGGCGAGTTCCTCGAGGCCGCCAACGACTACCTGCTCCGCCAGGACTGGGACGAGGGCTTCGCCACGGCCATCCATCTCTCGTTGGACACCGACACGGGCGAGTTCGAGGTCCGTACGGCGGGCCACCCGCCGGCCGCCCAGCTGGACGCCGGCTCGGGACGGTGGACCGTCCACGAGGGGGAGGGCCCGGTGCTCGGGCTGATCGAGGACGCCGAGTTCGCGGTCGTCCACGGCCTGCTCCGGCCCGGCGACGCGCTGCTCCTGTACACCGACGGTCTCGTCGAGACCCCGCGCCGCGAGATCGGCCTGGGCATCGACCGGATGCTCGGTCAGGCGGAGCGGCTGCTGCGCGGCGGGCTCGCGGGCGGCGCCGACCGGCTGGTCGAGTCCCTCGGCTCGGACAACGACGACCGCGCACTGGTGCTGCTGCACCGCCGCTGA
- a CDS encoding Fpg/Nei family DNA glycosylase: MPEGHTLHRLADEITATFAGRVVRTGSPQGRFADSAALVDGQVLVGAEAWGKHLFIAFPDERFVHIHLGLYGKLDLVAGVEQVPAAVGQVRLRIVAADRSWHAYADLRGATTCELVTREQRDAVVARSGPDPLRADADPGRAWARIRRSKAPIGGLLMDQAVLAGVGNVYRAELLFRHRIDPQRPGNTLRVGQWQAMWDDLVVLMREGVRTGRIDTVRPEHTPEAMGRPPRRDDHGGEVYVYRRTGQPCHVCGATVRTAELQGRNLFWCPRCQPRFRSRALQ; the protein is encoded by the coding sequence ATGCCTGAGGGCCACACCCTCCACCGCCTGGCCGACGAGATCACCGCGACCTTCGCCGGCCGGGTGGTGCGCACCGGCAGCCCGCAGGGCCGGTTCGCCGACTCGGCCGCCCTCGTCGACGGGCAGGTGCTGGTCGGCGCCGAGGCCTGGGGCAAGCACCTGTTCATCGCCTTCCCCGACGAGCGCTTCGTGCACATCCACCTCGGGCTCTACGGGAAGCTCGACCTGGTCGCGGGCGTCGAGCAGGTGCCGGCGGCGGTCGGGCAGGTGCGCCTGCGGATCGTGGCCGCGGACCGGTCCTGGCACGCGTACGCCGACCTGCGCGGCGCCACGACCTGCGAGCTGGTGACCCGGGAGCAGCGTGACGCCGTCGTCGCGCGCTCGGGTCCCGACCCGCTGCGTGCCGATGCCGATCCAGGCCGGGCCTGGGCCCGGATCCGCCGCAGCAAGGCGCCGATCGGCGGCCTGCTGATGGACCAGGCCGTGCTTGCCGGCGTCGGGAACGTCTACCGGGCCGAGCTCCTGTTCCGGCACCGGATCGACCCGCAACGCCCCGGCAACACGCTGCGCGTCGGGCAGTGGCAGGCGATGTGGGACGACCTGGTGGTGCTGATGCGCGAGGGCGTCCGGACCGGCCGGATCGACACCGTGCGGCCCGAGCACACGCCCGAGGCGATGGGCCGGCCGCCGCGCCGCGACGACCACGGGGGCGAGGTCTACGTCTACCGCCGGACCGGACAGCCGTGCCACGTCTGCGGCGCCACGGTCCGCACGGCCGAGCTCCAGGGGAGAAACCTGTTCTGGTGTCCGCGTTGCCAGCCCCGGTTCCGATCCCGGGCATTACAGTGA
- a CDS encoding ribose-5-phosphate isomerase, with the protein MRVHLGCDHAGLDLKDHLSRWLTDHGYEPVDHGPFAYDALDDYPVFCLRAAAAVAEERAAGRDSLGVVIGGSGNGEQMAANKVHGIRCALVWSEETAVLARQHNDANVVSVGGRMHSLEDMTRFVEIFLAEPFSGEERHVRRIGQLAAYESTGELPALPGDA; encoded by the coding sequence ATGCGCGTGCACCTCGGCTGCGACCATGCCGGACTCGACCTCAAGGACCACCTCAGTCGCTGGCTCACCGACCACGGCTACGAGCCCGTGGACCACGGCCCGTTCGCCTACGACGCCCTCGACGACTACCCCGTGTTCTGCCTGCGCGCCGCGGCGGCGGTGGCCGAGGAGCGGGCCGCCGGGCGGGACAGCCTGGGCGTGGTGATCGGCGGCTCCGGCAACGGCGAGCAGATGGCCGCGAACAAGGTGCACGGCATCCGGTGTGCGCTGGTCTGGTCGGAGGAGACCGCGGTCCTCGCCCGTCAGCACAACGATGCCAACGTCGTCTCGGTCGGCGGCCGGATGCACTCCTTGGAGGACATGACCCGCTTCGTCGAGATCTTCCTCGCCGAGCCGTTCAGCGGCGAGGAGCGACACGTGCGTCGGATCGGGCAGCTGGCGGCGTACGAGAGCACCGGCGAGCTCCCCGCCCTCCCCGGCGATGCCTGA
- a CDS encoding alpha/beta hydrolase, which produces MLYPEAQRAVAAAADETPVWAEGYDVEDARARAREAAATEPREEVAEVRDVDADGVPCRLYRPAGAAPGVVLHVHGGGFVFNDIDVHDPGARRLANRSGLSVLSVDYRRPPEHRFPAAPDDVSTASAWAERELDGPLFAHGDSAGGNLALVAALRHPDRFAALVLIYPFLDPTAAFESYRTAADGFDRREAEWYWQQYAATPADLADPSLAPLLSERLGTLPPTLVVTAEHDPLRDEGEELARRLAEAGVEVTATRYLGQVHGFWRHPSVFTASEPLIRQAAGFLRQHG; this is translated from the coding sequence ATGCTCTACCCCGAGGCGCAGCGCGCCGTGGCGGCCGCGGCCGACGAGACGCCCGTGTGGGCCGAGGGCTACGACGTCGAGGACGCGCGCGCCCGGGCCCGGGAGGCGGCTGCGACCGAGCCGCGCGAGGAGGTCGCGGAGGTGCGCGACGTCGACGCGGACGGGGTGCCGTGCCGGCTCTACCGGCCGGCGGGCGCCGCGCCGGGCGTGGTCCTCCACGTCCACGGCGGCGGGTTCGTGTTCAACGACATCGACGTGCACGACCCGGGCGCACGGCGGCTGGCGAACCGCAGCGGCCTGAGCGTGCTCAGCGTGGACTACCGCCGACCGCCGGAGCACCGGTTCCCGGCCGCGCCCGACGACGTCTCGACCGCGTCCGCCTGGGCCGAGCGCGAGCTCGACGGACCGCTGTTCGCGCACGGAGACAGCGCGGGTGGCAACCTGGCGCTCGTCGCCGCCCTGCGCCACCCCGACCGGTTCGCGGCGCTCGTCCTGATCTACCCGTTCCTCGACCCGACGGCGGCGTTCGAGTCCTACCGGACCGCGGCGGACGGCTTCGACCGGCGGGAGGCGGAGTGGTACTGGCAGCAGTACGCCGCAACGCCGGCCGACCTCGCCGACCCCAGCCTCGCGCCCCTGCTCTCCGAGCGGCTCGGGACGCTTCCTCCCACCCTGGTCGTGACCGCGGAGCACGACCCGCTGCGCGACGAGGGCGAGGAGCTGGCCCGCCGGCTGGCCGAGGCCGGCGTCGAGGTGACCGCCACCCGCTACCTCGGCCAGGTGCACGGCTTCTGGCGCCACCCGAGCGTCTTCACCGCGTCCGAGCCGTTGATCCGGCAGGCGGCGGGCTTCCTGCGCCAGCACGGCTGA